TCGTATTTTCACGTTTCAAGGTAGTAGAGGAAAATGCAAAGACATGTCAAATTAGTGCAACCTCAATTGTCCATTACCAATTAATGTTGACTGTCacaatcttttatttttactgaTTACAATATATTGCATTTTATTTCTCATacataacttttttattttattttgttttaagcATTTGcatacattttttggaatatcaGATATGAGTTTCTCTAGAAATCAAGTGCTAAAAGGACTAAAGACGAAAAAAGCCAAACCTAAGAAAAACCCGACTGTAGATGAACTCTTTGAAATAGCTATTGATCTAGAAGAAAGTGGGGATCGCTGGCGATTGGAACCTGCAAAGGTATGTACAAAGCTATAATGGtgaatttcaaaaacgTTTGAACATGATCATTCATACGAATTGTAATATTAGTTTTGAGAAACAAATAGAATTTACGCTTTTTTGCGCCGAGTTCTCAATACTTGAGCACGTGAAATTAAAACTAACAAGCAATAGTGTTTAagattttatcaaaaatccCTTGAAACATATGATAGATATTTATTACAATGTCCGAATGATTTTGATGCTCgttttaataaagcaagATTGCTACTCAATATGGCTACAAACTGCGATATGCTATACAAAGATTCACAAGTATGCCTCCAGAAAAGTATTGAGATGCATAAGCACGCCTTATTATTACAAGAGGCCCCAGATATTTGGTTCAACCTTGCGCAGGTTCATCTTAATTTGGCTGAGATTTGGGTGGATCTTGATCGCGAAGATTTGGCATATCCTGAAATCCAGCAAGCACTGCAATCCATTTCACATAGCATTGATTTACAAGAACGAGAAAGAATTGAATGGGAAAATACTATACAAACATCGTCGcaacaaaaatatgaaGAAATACCTGACATACAGGCTCGACGATTATACTTTATAGAAGCAGACAAAGAGGCATCGACATTAGTTACCGAAATTGCTTCTTTAGCATGCAGTTGCAAGTTACTTGAAGAATCAGATTTTGAGAAACTCTGTCAGATAATGCTACCGATTACGGAAAAACTCGATATATTAAAGCTAATGGACTGGTACTTGGCGAAAACCAAACGTTTAGTACTTGGtggtaaagaaaatgaggTGGCATGGATTGATTTACTGCAAGTTTTTGACCATCAACTTAGCCAATTACCACAGCTAAACTTGCAAAACCCGTTGGATCCGAACTCGTCTGTTAAACCTTTGCATATTCAATTGCTGTGCGACAAAGCCGATGCATACATAGACTTTGCAGAGACGCTACTAGATTCCTGCGTATCTACAGAAGAAAGCGCATCTATTGAAATAATGACTAGAGCCTGGAATATGTTAGGAGTAGCTGCCAAAAGTTTAAAGATGGCTAACACTTACAATCCTAATCATGTAAGAATACTCATTTCTAGAGCTGACTTAGAGATTCAACGTGCAGCTATCCCCATCATGGTAGCTCAAAACTCCAAACTTGTGTTGTATAAAAATGCCAAAGTATTATACGAAAAAGCATTCCGTGATTATTCAACCAAAAAGACAACAAGAACGTTTGCGGAGATTGTCTTAAAGCATTATCAACTACAGAAATTGACCAACCCAGAAACGATTAAGATGCTGGACTCCTTAACTGAGGTTGCTCAAGAAGACATTCTCAATACCATTTAAAGAAACAGACGTTTCTTACTTAATTTGGCAGGCTAATTAGTGAATccaattataaatataaagttTTACTTTGTTTCATTACTTGTATCATCAAATTCATGTTTCGCTAGCCGAATTTTTGCATCGTATTGTTTCATACGCTCCAAATGATCTTGCTTCAGAGCATTCAGATGAAATGCTTCGCTACCGATGATGAGCCATAATAGCCCGAACGTATACGTTGATGACCAACGTAACATGGAAAAAATTGACttttaactaaaaaaaactgtttCTAATATCTTTGGTGTGCAAGTTCAGACTCAGTATTTGGAGTAGCTGCTGTAATTAATCGatataatataaatcaCAAATGATTGAGCCTTTTAAAGGCGTTGAACACTTAAGAATCAAAACTCCAAAATACCGAAAGacaaagagaaaaagaaaatcaatatttttcGCTCGAAATAAGGATTACCATTAAGACAAGTTTTGACTGTACGGAACTGTGTAGGATAACGGTAAATCAATTTTCTGCAATGCTTTGATATTTATTGACTTTCATTAAATCTCTGTAAATCAGAATTTCTATTGTCTATCTAGTTTTGTCCATTAAATCAGAAATTATTCAGTTTCTATTATtgttactttttatttataataagGATTTGTTTAATTCAACCGAATAATGCTAGTTGGTTCTTAAAGTCATACTCCTTATTTCCTTCATTCCCAGCCTACTCAGTCTTTGCCCGCAAAAAGATATTTCAAGGCCTATTTGATTTAACTcatttattcaaatttcaCTTTTTGTTAACTGagttttacttttgttCAACCTTGACAGCTCAGCGAAATTagtgtaaataaataaaatcaaaagaagcGCTAATTCAAGAGGCCTTTTTGATTCTACTTTTTACTGTGTATACAACTTATAAATGACATTATATCCTTGACAAATTTGCTTACGTTTGTTTCAACTTTTATTAACCCCTcgaaattaaattattattatgcTCATGGCATTGTTGATCAAACATTGAGATTTGATTAAgcatataaaataataatcataagaaataaaacactatgataaatataattcttctaaatgtatactaaaaaaaaaaatccttgaGAGTTCGCCTTTTCTCTAATTTTAACGGCACCAAACGTGGGTCATTAAAGACTAACATCTCCTTTGTTCTCAGTATTCCATGCCTATGTTAAATTCTGAGACTTACCAAGAGCTTGAATATCAACAATCATAGGTTACTTCCTATATGTCTAtttatagatttttttacaactAATTGTCAGATACATTTACTTAGAGAATTCTTAGCTTTCCCTTTTGAATATTTCAAGTCTTAGCATTTAGTGACTGATTTAGACTCCTTTTTTATGACTTGCTGATATCCTCGCCTTACGGTGTATAAAATTCATATTTACCGCTATTGCAGTAAGGGCAGcagtttttttcatttcttaaTTCTTCCGTACTTTACTTTACAGCATAACTATATCTTATTTGATCATTTGCTCTGTTAACGATGTTCTCTTCGAAGGAAAATTCCTTAGGTGCTAAACGTGCcccattttcatcaaatacAACATCTTCTCAAAGAGTTGCTGCCCAAGCCGCTAAACGAGCATCTTCTGGTGCATTTGCGCAACTTACTTCTTCCCAAATTCAAGAACTTAAAGAGGCTTTTGCCCTATTAGACAAAGATGGTGACGGTAATATTGGAAGAGAGGATGTCAAAACCATGCTTACTTCTTTGAATCAGGATGCCTCCGAAGATTCAATCAATCACATGTTTGAGTCAATAAATCCGCCTATTAATTTAGCCGCTTTTCTCACTGCGATGGGTAGTATGCTGTGTCGAATCTCCCCCAGAAATGATCTACTAGAAGCGTTCTCTACATTCGATGATACTCAATCCGGCAAAATTCCAATTTCCACTATGAGAGATGCTTTGTCAAGTATGGGTGATAGAATGGATCCTCAAGAAGTCGAGTCTATTTTACGCTCGTACACCAGTCATGGTGTATTCTATTACGAGAAATTCGTTGATGCTATTGCTGGGTCAAAAGATAGCAATTGAGTTAAGAGCAGCCAGATATGTTTCACATTCTTCCCTCTAATACTTTATCTTTTTAACCTGAGCCATTTCCCTTAGACGAATTTTCCTCTTctcttttaactttttatgAAAGCATTTGATACATTTATGTTCGTTGTGACCTATACTTTATGTGTCTCAATACTTAGCTACTCTCTGCGACTTTACTATTATTTGCAGTGTTTAGTGAGTTAGAGCTTAGGCTTAATGTCATTAACCATATTTTCATTCGAGGGTTCAATTAATGTATGAATAAATCTATATTAGCCCAGCATACCTATGTTCCTCATCAAAATTATCCTACCTTGTAAAACAGCTCTCACATGactagaaaaaaataacttttaaGCACCAACTTGTACTTGTTAGTAGTATAAACTACATTATtcgaaaacaaaatttgatgTACTAATAAGTATCCATAAACTTTAATATTACTAATCAACATTCCATATTATAACAACTTCCAAACAACCTGTAATCTAGTGTGTATTAAGAAAAATCGTgtagaaagaaatttttgaatgacAACAGACACTAGAATCGTTAACAATGTATAGGATAACTTGCTTTAATCCAAGAAAAACATTATATGcataaattttggaaagacACATTAGATGCATTTGATTTAATCGACTTCCTCCATCTTGCTCTCAGCATTGTTTTCAGCAGCGACGGATTCGGTAGAAATTTCCTCAATAGGAGCCTCCTCCTCTTCGTCAATGCTAAGACCAAGAGAAATAAGACGGTTGATACGTTGAGCATAAGCACTAGGGTCATCAAGAGTGAAACCAGAGGACAACAAGGCGGTCTCATACAAAATAGTAGCAAGATCCTTCACAGAGCGGTCTTCGGCACCATTCTCCTCAACCTTCTTCTTGAGCTCAGCAATGATGGGAGACTTGGGGTTAATCTCAAAAGTCTTGCGGCTAGACATATAGGCACTCATAGAAGTATCACGAAGGGCTTGAGCCTTCATGATACGTTCCATGTTAGCAGACCAACCATATTGACCGGTAGTTAACAAGCAAGGAGAACCAACAATCTTGTTAGAAACAACAACCTTTTCAACCTTGTCACCCAAAATGGTCTTAAGTTGCTTAGCAAACTCCTCATACTCTTTTTCGAGCTTCTCGCGAGCAGCCTTCTCCTCGTCAGTCTCTTCCAACTCAAGACCATCCTTAGTAATGTTAACCAATTTCTTGCCCTCGAATTCCTTGAGTTGAGTGACAGCGTACTCATCAATGGGGTCAACCATGAAGAGAACATCAAACTTCTTGGCACGGAAGATTTCCAAGAAGGGAGAGTTCTCAACGGCTTGCTTAGATTCACCAGTGATGAAATAAATGTTCTTTTGATGTTCGGGCATCTTAGTGATGTAGTCCTCAAGACTGATAAGATCATCAGGGGAGTTAAGGGAGTT
This portion of the Schizosaccharomyces pombe strain 972h- genome assembly, chromosome: I genome encodes:
- the ina22 gene encoding protein Ina22 produces the protein MLRWSSTYTFGLLWLIIGSEAFHLNALKQDHLERMKQYDAKIRLAKHEFDDTSNETK
- the rlc1 gene encoding myosin II regulatory light chain Rlc1, coding for MFSSKENSLGAKRAPFSSNTTSSQRVAAQAAKRASSGAFAQLTSSQIQELKEAFALLDKDGDGNIGREDVKTMLTSLNQDASEDSINHMFESINPPINLAAFLTAMGSMLCRISPRNDLLEAFSTFDDTQSGKIPISTMRDALSSMGDRMDPQEVESILRSYTSHGVFYYEKFVDAIAGSKDSN